From the genome of Clostridium sp. BNL1100, one region includes:
- a CDS encoding putative glycoside hydrolase yields the protein MKNRKNITVLFTSLFLSLTVAAGSFFLTGCNENGTKDPQSTSTSTSATSSSAVSTETKPSDTTAANSTAAASDSTKQEQVPQSEGLQLSPSIEKVKVKAIYLTGPSAGSSARVDKIINMAKNTELNTVVIDVKEDGAVNYSTNLDLVKKYGKQVKYYNPKDVIKKFHDNGIYVIGRIVVFKDPVLAKNRADLGVKSPSGKLWLENGSTPWTSPYMEEVWDYNIAIAKEAISYGFDEIQFDYVRFPTGSKKSFNFGTNVPEKAEAINGFLSKSEKELHQELGVPVSADVFAIIIESKLDGESIGQRFQEVGKDIYCISPMIYPSHYANNSPKGIMGNGVGQKINGVTYTKPDMDPYGVVYNSLLSAKKKISETTGYKAKLRPYIQAFTARYLPTGYFQTYGAEQVKQQIKAIYDAGYEEWILWDPSNKYQESYFEKEK from the coding sequence ATGAAAAACAGGAAAAATATTACGGTTTTATTCACATCTCTTTTTCTAAGTTTGACAGTTGCAGCAGGATCATTTTTCCTTACGGGATGTAATGAAAACGGGACAAAAGACCCTCAAAGCACAAGCACAAGTACAAGTGCAACTTCTTCATCTGCCGTAAGTACTGAAACAAAACCTTCAGATACTACAGCTGCAAATTCAACAGCGGCGGCTTCAGATTCCACAAAACAAGAGCAGGTACCTCAATCCGAAGGGTTGCAATTATCGCCAAGTATTGAAAAAGTAAAGGTTAAGGCTATATACCTTACAGGGCCTTCCGCAGGTTCGTCAGCAAGAGTTGACAAAATTATTAATATGGCCAAAAATACTGAATTGAATACTGTAGTTATTGATGTCAAGGAAGATGGTGCTGTAAACTATAGCACAAACCTTGACTTGGTTAAAAAATATGGTAAGCAGGTAAAATACTATAATCCTAAAGATGTTATAAAAAAATTCCATGACAATGGAATATATGTAATAGGTAGAATAGTTGTTTTCAAAGACCCTGTTCTGGCTAAGAACAGAGCAGACCTTGGTGTAAAGTCACCGAGCGGAAAGCTATGGCTGGAAAACGGTTCAACGCCTTGGACAAGCCCTTATATGGAAGAGGTTTGGGACTACAATATAGCAATAGCAAAGGAAGCTATTTCCTACGGCTTTGATGAAATCCAGTTTGATTATGTCAGATTCCCCACAGGAAGTAAAAAATCCTTTAATTTTGGTACAAATGTTCCCGAAAAGGCCGAAGCAATAAACGGGTTCCTTTCAAAATCAGAAAAAGAACTTCATCAGGAATTGGGAGTACCTGTTTCAGCAGACGTATTTGCAATAATTATTGAAAGCAAATTGGATGGAGAAAGTATTGGACAAAGGTTCCAAGAAGTAGGAAAAGATATATACTGCATAAGTCCAATGATTTACCCGTCACACTATGCAAACAACTCCCCAAAAGGAATAATGGGTAATGGTGTAGGTCAGAAGATTAATGGTGTTACTTATACAAAGCCGGATATGGATCCTTATGGCGTAGTCTACAATTCTTTGTTATCTGCAAAGAAAAAAATATCTGAAACTACGGGTTACAAGGCAAAATTAAGACCATATATACAGGCATTTACTGCCAGATATCTGCCAACGGGCTATTTCCAGACTTATGGCGCAGAGCAGGTCAAACAGCAAATCAAGGCTATTTATGATGCCGGATATGAAGAATGGATTCTTTGGGATCCAAGCAATAAATATCAGGAATCATATTTTGAAAAAGAAAAATAA
- a CDS encoding PA14 domain-containing protein, whose product MFKKALCVLMALIIMIGLMIPQTVQAESNADMGESSIQSDNQRLTVQLQRVDSILVWFANVILNHGYEDWFPDNNSCSDYNYDNGMFQFIKVKITNTSDSAITLNSNNQLVLRFTNKSGKELGLKIYEFSAYKNIDKSNREYTFGSSLLSNRTIKSHGTWEIYGYVKWMNFSDLGCTIVRQPDENKIQVRLTEKSYPTNPSEFASKDRIHSVLKLYNEGNKDIDLDKIRIHYYFNMDGDLNKVAPKTEKVEGKIYNYQSGRSNPQEDVIQTLPSVFINMGEYSTPKANSFIEIGFPSKSNGSGYMNCLYKFLRYFSSLWNDKFIKRDLNWLDDILERSTNCSSDKDKHRWWWNWSQDYTISSKNYELSAKSGNNTSHADIELEIVKEFIAQMTGDTSNLRKFNQANHYSFNPGEEMDWERVTVYYNGELIWGKEPGQELAAPETLQAISKRDGILLRWDEVNGAEGYKLWRKGPGDSDFVQLPQILSDSSFTDNNVTPGGTYTYKVQAVSDSGEQSGPFSNEASATALIMTGNGLYAEYYNWKPVAGSSLTNYGYDLGNNFTTNYVMENTELAMSRIDPKIDFTKDNADTYYRWGDKAPDPKVNADHYSVVWSGYIMPEFNEDYTFYTRTDDGVKLWIDLNRNGSFDTNELLISNWQKHSETENSSKSVQMEKGKKYRIRIEYYENEYDAVAKLLWSNPKKAKEVVPNSQLFVDGTINIPKTPTNLKADLKNDSSVVLTWDSVLEAQGYKIYQTDWEGMTTIINVKDNSYTVPNLASGEYKFSVSAWNEAGESAKSQWVKVVVGLGAPQNLGGTVNKKTIYLSWDPVDTASGYRLYRVCDGIQTTVLSVDNTYTDSKVEYGKVYKYFVSAIKEGYEGAKSREITIAVPPDAPANLKAAREGASVQLRWSPAQGAQTYSVLRSDSSDGTYEIIKEGITGTSFKDGSIPEITNNRGVKYYYKVVGVANGAVGPYSNIADAIMYPFVETELGFVTYNIINNSRNPNLEFVLGSYVPVSFELQLKNRTSNPGIVMDKDMVNKMNINENPFFLELVSKNIKATVKKKDSTEILKVSDSNITKKVIKVNDKYVINIEVNGTYDAGDVVKIEFGPKVSTYKDDDVENYYGNMYQLKLGLYVDGHGSYEKPIATDINKNMLAPLEVKIANPNKLN is encoded by the coding sequence ATGTTCAAGAAGGCACTTTGTGTCTTAATGGCTCTGATCATTATGATTGGGCTAATGATTCCTCAGACTGTTCAGGCTGAAAGTAATGCAGATATGGGAGAATCAAGTATACAGTCTGACAATCAAAGGCTGACTGTACAGCTTCAAAGGGTGGATTCAATACTTGTCTGGTTTGCAAATGTTATATTGAACCACGGATACGAAGACTGGTTTCCTGATAATAATTCCTGCAGTGATTACAACTATGATAATGGTATGTTCCAGTTTATCAAGGTAAAAATCACTAATACCAGCGATTCTGCTATTACACTTAACAGCAATAACCAACTGGTGCTAAGGTTTACAAACAAGTCGGGAAAAGAACTGGGTCTGAAAATCTATGAGTTTTCTGCCTACAAGAACATTGATAAGTCAAACAGGGAGTATACTTTCGGGTCCAGCTTACTATCCAACAGAACTATAAAAAGTCATGGGACGTGGGAAATCTACGGTTATGTAAAATGGATGAACTTTTCTGATTTGGGCTGTACTATAGTGAGACAGCCTGATGAGAATAAAATTCAGGTTAGACTTACTGAAAAAAGTTATCCAACTAATCCTTCCGAGTTTGCGTCGAAGGATAGGATTCATTCAGTGCTGAAGCTGTATAATGAGGGTAACAAGGACATAGATTTGGATAAAATAAGAATCCATTACTACTTTAATATGGATGGAGACTTAAACAAGGTTGCCCCAAAGACTGAAAAGGTAGAGGGAAAGATTTATAACTATCAGTCAGGCCGTTCAAATCCACAAGAAGATGTCATACAAACCCTTCCGTCAGTATTTATTAATATGGGTGAGTATTCCACACCTAAAGCTAACAGTTTTATTGAAATCGGGTTTCCGTCAAAAAGCAACGGTTCAGGTTACATGAATTGTTTGTATAAGTTTTTACGTTATTTCAGCAGTTTATGGAATGATAAATTTATTAAGCGTGATCTTAACTGGTTGGATGATATTCTTGAAAGGAGTACCAATTGTTCTTCAGATAAGGATAAACACAGATGGTGGTGGAACTGGAGTCAGGACTATACTATCAGTTCAAAGAATTATGAGCTTAGTGCGAAATCCGGTAACAATACTTCACACGCAGATATTGAACTTGAAATAGTCAAGGAATTTATTGCTCAAATGACAGGGGATACATCTAATCTGAGAAAATTTAACCAAGCTAATCACTACTCTTTTAATCCCGGAGAAGAAATGGATTGGGAAAGAGTAACAGTATATTATAATGGTGAACTTATATGGGGAAAAGAACCGGGACAAGAGCTTGCAGCACCTGAAACCCTTCAGGCAATTTCTAAAAGAGATGGCATACTGTTAAGATGGGATGAAGTAAACGGTGCGGAAGGTTATAAACTGTGGCGAAAAGGTCCGGGTGATTCTGATTTCGTCCAGCTTCCTCAGATATTATCTGACAGTTCGTTTACTGACAACAACGTAACACCGGGGGGAACCTATACATACAAGGTGCAGGCTGTTTCAGACAGTGGTGAGCAGTCGGGGCCATTTTCAAATGAGGCTTCTGCTACTGCATTGATTATGACTGGCAACGGACTGTACGCCGAATACTATAATTGGAAGCCTGTTGCCGGCAGTAGTTTGACAAACTACGGTTATGATTTAGGAAACAATTTTACAACTAATTATGTAATGGAAAATACGGAACTTGCCATGTCCAGAATTGACCCTAAAATTGATTTTACCAAAGATAATGCAGACACCTACTACAGATGGGGAGATAAAGCCCCTGATCCTAAGGTTAATGCAGATCACTATTCAGTGGTTTGGTCAGGGTATATTATGCCGGAATTTAATGAGGACTACACATTCTACACCAGAACGGATGACGGAGTGAAACTATGGATTGATTTAAACAGAAATGGAAGCTTTGATACAAATGAACTTTTGATTTCAAACTGGCAGAAGCATTCTGAGACAGAGAATAGTTCAAAGTCAGTGCAAATGGAAAAGGGTAAAAAATACAGAATAAGAATAGAATACTATGAAAACGAATACGATGCCGTTGCAAAGCTTTTATGGAGTAATCCGAAAAAAGCAAAGGAAGTAGTCCCAAACTCGCAGCTGTTTGTTGACGGAACCATTAATATCCCCAAGACTCCAACAAATCTTAAGGCAGATTTAAAAAATGACAGTAGTGTAGTCCTGACATGGGACAGTGTTCTTGAAGCACAGGGATATAAGATTTACCAAACAGACTGGGAGGGTATGACTACAATAATTAATGTAAAAGATAATTCATACACGGTGCCCAACCTGGCATCCGGGGAATACAAATTCAGTGTTAGTGCATGGAATGAGGCAGGCGAGAGTGCAAAATCTCAGTGGGTGAAGGTTGTAGTGGGGTTAGGTGCACCTCAGAATCTAGGGGGTACTGTAAATAAAAAGACAATTTACCTTTCATGGGATCCGGTGGATACTGCTTCGGGATACAGGCTGTACAGAGTATGCGATGGAATACAAACCACAGTTCTTTCGGTAGATAATACTTATACCGATAGTAAGGTTGAATACGGAAAGGTATACAAGTATTTTGTTTCGGCTATAAAAGAGGGATATGAGGGCGCAAAATCAAGAGAAATAACTATTGCCGTACCCCCGGACGCTCCGGCAAATCTAAAGGCAGCTCGTGAGGGAGCATCTGTTCAGCTGCGGTGGAGTCCTGCTCAGGGAGCCCAAACCTATAGTGTGTTAAGGTCTGATAGCTCCGATGGGACATACGAAATTATTAAAGAAGGAATAACCGGAACCTCCTTTAAGGACGGTTCCATTCCTGAAATAACAAACAACAGAGGAGTAAAGTACTATTATAAGGTAGTTGGCGTGGCGAACGGTGCAGTAGGCCCTTACTCAAACATTGCAGATGCAATAATGTATCCTTTTGTTGAAACCGAACTGGGTTTTGTAACGTATAATATAATAAATAATTCTAGAAACCCAAATCTTGAGTTTGTTCTGGGGTCATATGTACCTGTTTCTTTTGAACTACAACTTAAGAACAGAACTTCAAATCCGGGAATTGTAATGGATAAAGACATGGTAAATAAAATGAATATCAATGAAAACCCATTTTTCTTGGAGCTAGTCAGCAAAAACATAAAGGCTACTGTAAAGAAAAAAGATTCTACTGAGATTTTAAAGGTTAGTGATAGTAATATTACTAAAAAAGTGATTAAAGTAAATGATAAATATGTGATTAACATAGAAGTAAACGGAACTTATGATGCAGGAGATGTGGTGAAAATTGAGTTTGGCCCTAAAGTATCCACCTATAAGGATGATGATGTAGAGAATTACTACGGAAATATGTATCAGCTTAAATTAGGATTATACGTTGATGGTCATGGAAGCTATGAAAAGCCAATAGCAACAGATATTAATAAAAATATGCTTGCACCCCTTGAGGTAAAGATTGCCAATCCAAATAAACTCAATTAA
- a CDS encoding MerR family transcriptional regulator: MTELRNCRQCGKLYGNVGGSSICPKCHEAEEEVFRTVKEYVYDNPKATISQVSTELDVSVAKIKRYLREGRLEIVGDSNMFLECLSCGKAIKTGKVCSECAHDIANSFEDTAIEIDKAIAKQNAEKKIDMRYLKDKKQGESKGGD, encoded by the coding sequence ATGACCGAACTTAGAAATTGTAGACAATGTGGAAAGCTTTATGGCAATGTAGGTGGTTCAAGTATCTGTCCTAAATGCCATGAGGCTGAAGAAGAAGTGTTCAGGACTGTAAAAGAATATGTGTATGATAACCCAAAAGCAACGATATCCCAGGTATCAACTGAATTGGACGTAAGTGTAGCAAAAATCAAGCGTTACCTTAGAGAGGGCAGACTTGAAATTGTAGGTGATTCCAACATGTTCTTAGAATGTTTAAGTTGCGGAAAAGCAATAAAAACAGGTAAGGTATGCAGTGAATGTGCACACGATATTGCAAATAGTTTTGAAGATACAGCTATTGAAATAGATAAGGCAATAGCAAAACAAAATGCGGAAAAAAAGATTGATATGAGATATCTCAAAGATAAGAAGCAGGGTGAATCCAAAGGAGGAGATTAG
- a CDS encoding diadenylate cyclase yields the protein MQSYYKDVKNINDKVYRDLDKILKNLNKKFHLKLYAVVSNSKGKYQTCFRVKKTLMMNSKDDFQINQDELLEIDNIFTELSIPNRFLDNESDFIKKIKEYLDKREYLQTDKFALEEIAITRENGTVGIDENENVLSRIDNSTSLYSNRFKIDVDSGTQKVTYILTYILEIRNVDAQTINVFYNRPVCSFIRIILDYFFIEHYLSINDKLSLNEDGELQKKNNENSLSFTRRMSRIFYGKIRSILMQNHLKNESLKEYDNIVCNDYYINNMIEELDDISSKTYEGASPFGSILFLTKDCIDESISKIKYAIKFRDKDKIPLNDSKMIRKLLEMANESAGLYLIADYQQILGLGEVKWNQLGNSVLFRVDFKGLSKYNLVCVFTEEKQYTEGKVIVEDDKKTYKCAKNLEIVEDNLVSILFRNPKIKEEEYTPEKFKKLVKTIFFGENSHIVVDGAIDVNIEKLEKIVRKAKEQKHGTMVVITDTDTASNEMEALRKQSTLIERMDIDPNHIKYLTSIDGAIYFDIYGKCHALGVILDGIAHEDTGDASRGARYNSAHRYLKKLNVHGKKCVIVIISEDGMIDMLPELDNQENIYNLAQEIVDLISEKEIEENIKLMEKEAELGRFQSVDCDIYFLIAEGFFKKRDYVKAIEYYNKGIDSAGNNFVSPNYFNNKGKCHDYIKDENNYTEAIKCYECAIKNCNDQNSILKYNENIGSSSISLGMKLFNNNKSKEAREYIEKTIEYIERCFRIARDNKIEIEAEIFNLRGLGHNYLAKIEKNNELKLELQKKAIEDYTNALKISKSYAYYWNRAFPYMGLMMYEEAIDNYLNAIILKPDDNDSVKQIQNILKNNASLGIKALDSYKKKCLESRVKENEELLKLLNDNIAKISKDSNISQSNK from the coding sequence ATGCAATCATATTATAAAGATGTTAAAAATATAAATGATAAAGTTTATAGAGATTTAGATAAAATTTTAAAGAACCTCAATAAGAAATTTCATTTGAAGTTATATGCAGTAGTCTCAAATAGTAAGGGAAAATATCAAACCTGTTTTAGAGTAAAAAAAACATTGATGATGAATTCCAAAGATGATTTTCAAATTAATCAAGATGAGCTACTTGAAATCGATAATATATTTACAGAATTGAGTATTCCTAACCGGTTTTTAGATAATGAAAGCGATTTTATAAAAAAAATCAAAGAATATTTAGATAAAAGGGAGTATCTCCAAACTGATAAGTTTGCTTTGGAAGAGATAGCTATAACAAGGGAAAATGGAACTGTTGGAATAGACGAAAATGAAAATGTATTGTCAAGAATTGACAACTCGACGTCACTTTACTCAAATAGATTTAAAATAGATGTTGATTCGGGTACACAAAAGGTTACATATATACTTACATATATTCTTGAAATACGAAATGTAGATGCTCAAACAATAAATGTGTTTTATAATAGGCCAGTATGTTCTTTTATTAGAATTATTTTAGATTATTTTTTCATAGAGCATTATTTATCTATTAATGATAAGTTGAGTTTAAATGAGGATGGAGAACTTCAAAAGAAAAATAATGAAAACAGCTTAAGTTTTACTAGAAGGATGTCACGAATATTCTATGGGAAAATTAGAAGTATATTGATGCAGAATCATTTAAAGAATGAGTCGTTAAAAGAATATGATAATATTGTTTGCAACGACTACTATATTAATAATATGATTGAGGAATTAGACGATATCTCCTCAAAAACTTATGAAGGTGCAAGTCCGTTTGGCAGTATATTGTTTTTGACTAAAGATTGTATTGATGAAAGCATTTCTAAAATAAAATATGCTATAAAATTTAGAGATAAGGATAAAATCCCATTAAATGACTCAAAGATGATACGTAAATTATTAGAAATGGCAAATGAAAGTGCTGGATTATATTTAATTGCGGATTATCAGCAAATTCTAGGATTAGGTGAAGTAAAGTGGAATCAACTTGGAAATTCTGTACTATTCAGAGTTGATTTTAAAGGACTTTCTAAATATAACCTTGTTTGTGTATTTACTGAAGAAAAACAGTATACGGAAGGTAAGGTTATTGTAGAAGATGATAAAAAAACTTATAAGTGTGCTAAAAACTTAGAAATAGTTGAAGATAATCTGGTAAGTATATTATTTAGAAATCCAAAAATAAAAGAAGAGGAGTATACTCCAGAAAAATTTAAGAAATTAGTAAAAACTATATTTTTTGGAGAGAACTCTCATATTGTTGTTGATGGGGCCATTGATGTAAATATAGAAAAATTGGAAAAGATAGTAAGGAAGGCAAAAGAACAGAAACATGGGACTATGGTAGTTATCACTGATACTGATACTGCAAGTAATGAGATGGAGGCCTTAAGAAAACAGTCTACACTTATAGAAAGAATGGATATTGATCCAAATCATATAAAATATTTAACTTCAATTGACGGTGCTATTTATTTTGATATTTATGGCAAATGTCATGCTTTAGGTGTAATTCTAGATGGTATAGCACATGAAGATACTGGAGATGCAAGTAGAGGAGCAAGGTATAATTCAGCACATAGGTATTTGAAGAAGCTTAACGTTCATGGAAAAAAGTGCGTTATTGTAATAATATCTGAAGATGGTATGATCGATATGCTACCAGAATTAGACAATCAAGAAAATATTTATAATCTAGCTCAAGAAATCGTTGATTTGATAAGCGAAAAGGAAATTGAAGAAAATATTAAATTAATGGAAAAGGAAGCTGAGTTGGGGCGTTTTCAAAGTGTTGACTGTGATATATATTTTTTGATAGCGGAAGGATTCTTTAAAAAAAGAGATTATGTAAAAGCAATAGAGTATTATAATAAGGGAATTGATTCAGCAGGTAATAATTTTGTTTCTCCTAACTATTTCAATAACAAAGGTAAATGCCACGACTATATAAAGGATGAAAACAATTATACGGAAGCAATTAAATGTTATGAATGTGCTATCAAAAATTGTAATGATCAAAATTCTATTTTGAAATATAATGAGAATATTGGAAGTTCTAGTATATCATTGGGCATGAAATTATTTAATAATAATAAGAGTAAAGAGGCAAGAGAGTATATTGAAAAAACAATTGAGTATATTGAAAGATGTTTTCGGATAGCGAGAGATAATAAAATTGAAATAGAGGCAGAAATTTTTAATTTAAGAGGATTAGGACATAATTATTTGGCAAAAATAGAGAAAAATAATGAATTGAAATTAGAATTACAAAAAAAAGCAATTGAAGACTATACTAATGCCCTAAAAATTAGTAAAAGCTACGCTTACTATTGGAATAGAGCATTTCCATATATGGGATTAATGATGTACGAAGAAGCAATAGATAATTATTTGAACGCAATTATTTTAAAGCCAGATGATAACGACTCTGTAAAGCAAATTCAAAATATATTAAAAAATAACGCTAGTCTAGGTATTAAAGCTCTAGATTCCTATAAGAAGAAATGTTTGGAATCTAGGGTTAAAGAAAATGAAGAATTACTAAAACTACTGAATGATAATATCGCAAAGATAAGCAAAGATAGCAATATATCACAATCAAACAAGTAA
- a CDS encoding vitamin B12-dependent ribonucleotide reductase: MKLSENAVKVLEKRYLEKDENGNLLEDCEGMFRRVAKAIASADAAYTDEKGLAVIEQEFYDMMANLEFLPNSPTLMNAGRPLGQLSACFVLPVEDTMEGIFESIKNAALIHKSGGGTGFSFSRLRAKGSTVNSTGGVASGPISFMKVFNAATEAVKQGGTRRGANMGILRIDHPDIMEFISCKSDNSEITNFNLSVGITEDFMKAVEHNLEYELLDPKTKKPVAKLNAKEVFDIIVEMAWKNGEPGIIFLDRLNRDNVTPKLGEIESTNPCGEQPLLPYEACNLGSINLYNMMDDSHKGLDFEKLGNTVRKAVRFLDNVIEVNKYPLPEIDKMTRGTRKIGLGVMGWADTLCALGVAYNSQAAIDLADKVMSFISDTALKASQDLAELKGAFPFYEDSIYAQKGIKMRNATTTTIAPTGTLSLIAGVSSGIEPIFAISYIRNVMDNSELVEVNPVFKGAALSGNFYSDELMKKIARVGTVKNMNEVPKNVQDIFVTAHDVLPEWHVKMQAAFQRHTDNAVSKTVNLSHDATTDDVREVFTLAYKTQCKGVTIYRDGSRDLQVLNIGKVKGKEGNADKELPAGENIYCDSCAINNMPGKIEPRPRPDITTGFTEKVGIGCGNLYITVNYDENGICEVFTNTGRAGGCPSQSEATSRLVSVALRSGMDVKSIVEQLKGIRCPSTIRQKGLKVLSCPDAIGRLIEKVAKIQSSKDEDVSGEICATTEYSLLQKPSARTADAEQSECDSQCGSCTMKEVCSNPGIEEDFVSAECPECGKALEHEGGCVICRSCGYSKCG, encoded by the coding sequence ATGAAGTTATCGGAAAATGCCGTCAAAGTATTGGAGAAGAGATATCTGGAGAAGGACGAAAACGGAAATCTGCTTGAGGATTGCGAAGGAATGTTTCGTCGTGTTGCAAAGGCAATAGCATCTGCGGATGCCGCATATACTGATGAAAAAGGGTTGGCGGTAATTGAACAGGAATTTTATGATATGATGGCTAATCTTGAATTTTTACCTAATTCACCTACTTTGATGAATGCCGGAAGACCTTTGGGGCAGTTAAGTGCTTGTTTTGTTCTTCCTGTAGAAGATACGATGGAAGGCATTTTTGAATCCATAAAAAATGCTGCATTAATACATAAAAGCGGTGGGGGAACAGGTTTCAGCTTTTCCAGACTCCGTGCAAAAGGATCAACTGTAAATTCAACCGGTGGCGTTGCAAGCGGCCCTATAAGTTTTATGAAGGTTTTTAATGCCGCAACAGAAGCGGTAAAACAGGGGGGAACCAGACGTGGTGCCAACATGGGGATTCTCAGAATTGATCACCCTGATATTATGGAGTTCATTTCCTGCAAAAGTGATAATTCAGAAATAACTAATTTTAATCTAAGTGTTGGAATTACTGAAGATTTCATGAAAGCCGTTGAACACAATTTGGAATATGAACTTTTGGATCCTAAAACAAAGAAGCCTGTTGCTAAACTTAACGCTAAAGAGGTATTTGATATAATCGTGGAAATGGCTTGGAAAAACGGGGAGCCGGGTATAATTTTCCTGGACAGGCTTAACCGGGATAATGTAACTCCTAAGCTTGGTGAAATAGAAAGTACCAATCCCTGCGGTGAGCAGCCATTGTTGCCTTATGAGGCTTGTAATCTTGGTTCAATAAATTTATATAATATGATGGATGATTCACATAAAGGCCTTGATTTTGAGAAATTGGGAAACACAGTACGAAAAGCAGTACGTTTTCTGGATAATGTAATAGAGGTCAACAAATATCCTCTGCCAGAAATAGATAAAATGACAAGAGGTACCAGAAAAATAGGCCTTGGAGTTATGGGATGGGCAGACACACTCTGTGCTTTGGGTGTAGCATATAATTCTCAAGCTGCAATTGATTTAGCGGACAAGGTTATGTCCTTTATCAGTGATACTGCACTGAAAGCTTCACAGGATTTGGCCGAATTAAAGGGTGCTTTTCCATTTTATGAGGACAGCATATATGCTCAAAAAGGTATAAAGATGAGAAATGCTACTACTACCACCATTGCACCTACAGGTACATTGAGCTTGATAGCTGGTGTTTCAAGCGGAATTGAGCCGATTTTTGCAATTTCATATATTAGAAATGTTATGGACAACAGTGAACTGGTGGAGGTTAACCCTGTATTTAAAGGGGCCGCGCTTTCAGGGAACTTTTATTCAGACGAGCTTATGAAAAAAATCGCTCGGGTTGGAACTGTTAAAAATATGAATGAGGTACCAAAGAATGTTCAAGACATTTTTGTTACTGCACATGATGTCCTTCCAGAGTGGCATGTAAAAATGCAGGCGGCCTTCCAGCGGCATACAGACAATGCGGTTTCCAAGACAGTTAACCTGAGTCATGATGCGACTACGGATGATGTAAGAGAGGTATTCACTCTGGCCTATAAGACCCAGTGTAAGGGGGTTACAATTTACAGAGACGGAAGCCGTGACTTACAGGTTCTAAATATTGGAAAAGTTAAAGGTAAGGAAGGCAACGCTGACAAGGAGTTGCCAGCCGGAGAGAATATTTACTGCGATTCCTGTGCGATCAATAATATGCCCGGGAAAATAGAACCAAGGCCAAGACCCGACATTACAACAGGTTTTACGGAAAAAGTGGGAATAGGCTGCGGAAATCTTTATATTACTGTAAACTATGACGAAAACGGTATTTGCGAGGTCTTCACAAATACAGGACGTGCAGGAGGCTGTCCTTCTCAATCAGAAGCAACAAGCCGTCTTGTGTCGGTAGCATTACGTTCAGGTATGGATGTGAAGTCAATTGTTGAACAGCTAAAAGGCATAAGATGCCCGTCTACAATACGTCAGAAGGGCTTGAAGGTTTTGTCCTGCCCGGATGCAATAGGCAGGCTCATAGAAAAGGTTGCGAAAATCCAGAGCAGCAAAGACGAGGATGTGTCAGGAGAAATATGTGCAACAACTGAATACAGTCTCTTACAAAAGCCTTCTGCAAGAACTGCTGACGCTGAACAAAGTGAGTGCGACTCACAATGCGGCAGCTGTACAATGAAGGAAGTATGCTCAAATCCCGGTATTGAAGAGGACTTTGTAAGTGCGGAATGCCCGGAGTGTGGTAAAGCACTTGAGCATGAAGGCGGTTGTGTTATTTGCAGGAGTTGCGGGTATAGTAAGTGTGGGTGA